The Vicia villosa cultivar HV-30 ecotype Madison, WI unplaced genomic scaffold, Vvil1.0 ctg.006148F_1_1, whole genome shotgun sequence genome includes a region encoding these proteins:
- the LOC131642938 gene encoding uncharacterized protein LOC131642938 translates to MDSNNSNDLNKLFWEVIEEELMDNTNEELLLSMLEKERQSRSSSRRKRRSVIDRNREEEHIRLFNDYFSKNPVYTDAQFRRRFRMHRHLFLRIVEALGNHDEYFQMRVDATCKMGLSPLQKCTSAIRMLAYGSSANIVDKYVLIGESIAIECLERFVRDVNEVFGAEYLRRPNNNDVEHLLQIGESRRFPGMLGSIDCMHWEWKNCLVAWKGQFCRSDHGSNNDINVLNQSNVFNDILEGRTATVQYTINGTPYNMGYYLADGIYPEWDTFVKTISMPQGEKRKLFAQHQE, encoded by the exons ATggattcaaacaattcaaacgacCTCAACAAACTTTTTTGGGAGGTGATTGAAGAAGAACTTATGGACAACACAAATGAAGAACTATTGTTGTCAATGCTCGAGAAGGAACGTCAATCTAGAAGTTCATCAAGGCGAAAAAGAAGATCAGTGATAGATCGGAATCGTGAAGAAGAGCATATACGATTATTCAACGACTACTTCTCAAAAAATCCAGTATACACGGATGCCCAATTCCGTAGAAGGTTCAGAATGCATAGGCATTTGTTTCTTCGAATTGTAGAAGCCCTTGGAAATCATGATGAATATTTTCAAATGAGGGTCGACGCAACTTGTAAAATGGGTCTTTCACCATTGCAAAAGTGCACTTCTGCTATTCGTATGTTGGCATATGGATCTTCCGCTAACATTGTAGACAAATATGTTCTAATTGGTGAAAGCATTGCAATTGAGTGCTTAGAGAGATTTGTAAGGGACGTGAATGAGGTATTTGGGGCCGAGTATTTAAGAAGGCCTAATAACAATGATGTTGAACATCTTTTACAAATAGGGGAGTCACGTAGATTTCCAGGCATGCTAGGTTCCATTGATTGTATGCATTGGGAATGGAAGAATTGTCTTGTTGCATGGAAAGGACAATTTTGCCGAAGTGATCATG GTTCAAATAATGACATTAATGTGCTAAACCAATCCAATGTGTTTAACGATATTTTGGAAGGACGTACTGCTACTGTGCAATATACAATCAATGGGACTCCATATAACATGGGGTATTATTTAGCAGATGGTATATATCCTGAGTGGGATACATTTGTCAAGACCATTTCAATGCCGCAGGGAGAAAAGAGAAAACTATTTGCTCAACATCAAGAATAA